One genomic segment of Protaetiibacter intestinalis includes these proteins:
- a CDS encoding ABC1 kinase family protein, translating into MPQPGGGPPAGAEGRHLRARYRRIMRFATRAFVQAWWFELVLPRVGLAGLAERGRARRLQRLARRFHGLAVDLGGLMIKVGQFLSSRLDVLPPEITKELEGLQDEVAAEPFDRIRAQTEAELGIPLDVAFVAFDPVPIAAASLGQAHRAQLSPGIAADVGFTDVVVKVQRPGIEEVVGVDLAALRRVGRWLARVRLVSSRVDAPALVEEFAATSLAEIDYLHEAGNAERFAADFADDPRVAAPVVVWDRTSLRVLTLSDVTAIKITDVTALAAAGIDPAAVAQELARATFQQIFVAGFFHADPHPGNIFVTPGESGTGGDWHLTFVDFGMMGEISDALRAGLREFILAVVARDGRALVTSLERLGVLLPGADTDELERVMSASFDRFGGMGVAELHDLDPRELEAFARQFGDTIRSLPFQLPENFLLLIRTISLISGVTSALNRDFNMWDAVDPFARAVLSRSGFDVRELGQRALGYATTLGRLPRRLDELATRIDRGQLAVRAPGVERRLASLERMLARLISAIVFAAMLFTGVLLVRADEVLGWFLMVAAVVPLGHVLLTFRRL; encoded by the coding sequence ATGCCGCAGCCGGGCGGCGGTCCGCCCGCGGGCGCGGAGGGTCGCCACCTCCGCGCCCGCTACCGCCGCATCATGCGCTTCGCGACGCGCGCCTTCGTGCAGGCCTGGTGGTTCGAGCTCGTGCTGCCGCGCGTCGGCCTCGCCGGGCTCGCGGAGCGCGGCCGCGCGCGGCGGCTGCAGCGGCTGGCGCGACGGTTCCACGGCCTCGCCGTCGACCTCGGCGGGCTCATGATCAAGGTCGGGCAGTTCCTCTCCTCGCGCCTCGACGTGCTGCCGCCCGAGATCACGAAAGAGCTCGAGGGCCTGCAGGACGAGGTCGCCGCCGAGCCGTTCGATCGCATCCGCGCCCAGACGGAGGCGGAGCTCGGCATCCCGCTCGACGTGGCGTTCGTGGCGTTCGACCCGGTGCCGATCGCGGCGGCATCCCTCGGGCAGGCGCACCGCGCGCAGCTGTCGCCCGGCATCGCCGCCGACGTCGGCTTCACGGATGTCGTGGTGAAGGTGCAGCGCCCCGGCATCGAGGAGGTCGTGGGCGTCGACCTCGCGGCGCTGCGGCGGGTGGGGCGGTGGCTCGCGCGCGTGCGGCTCGTGTCGTCGCGGGTGGACGCGCCCGCGCTCGTGGAGGAGTTCGCCGCCACGAGCCTCGCCGAGATCGACTACCTGCACGAGGCGGGCAACGCCGAGCGCTTCGCCGCCGACTTCGCCGACGACCCCCGCGTCGCCGCGCCCGTCGTCGTGTGGGACCGCACCTCGCTGCGCGTGCTCACCCTCTCCGACGTCACCGCCATCAAGATCACGGACGTCACGGCGCTCGCCGCGGCCGGCATCGACCCGGCCGCGGTCGCGCAGGAGCTCGCGCGGGCCACCTTCCAGCAGATCTTCGTGGCCGGCTTCTTCCACGCCGACCCGCATCCGGGCAACATCTTCGTCACGCCGGGCGAGTCCGGCACGGGCGGCGACTGGCACCTCACCTTCGTCGACTTCGGCATGATGGGCGAGATCTCGGATGCGCTGCGCGCGGGCCTGCGCGAGTTCATCCTCGCGGTGGTCGCCCGCGACGGACGCGCCCTCGTCACCTCGCTCGAGCGCCTCGGCGTGCTGCTGCCGGGCGCCGACACCGACGAGCTGGAGCGCGTCATGTCGGCGTCGTTCGACCGCTTCGGCGGCATGGGCGTCGCCGAGCTGCACGACCTCGACCCGCGCGAGCTGGAGGCGTTCGCGAGGCAGTTCGGCGACACGATCCGCTCGCTGCCGTTCCAGCTGCCCGAGAACTTTCTGCTGCTCATCCGCACCATCTCCCTCATCTCGGGCGTCACGAGCGCACTCAACCGCGACTTCAACATGTGGGATGCGGTCGACCCGTTCGCCCGCGCGGTGCTGAGCCGCTCCGGCTTCGACGTGCGCGAGCTCGGCCAGCGCGCCCTCGGCTACGCGACCACGCTCGGCCGCCTGCCGCGCCGCCTCGACGAGCTCGCCACGCGCATCGACCGCGGGCAGCTGGCGGTGCGGGCACCCGGCGTCGAGCGCCGCCTCGCCTCGCTCGAGCGGATGCTCGCCCGCCTCATCTCGGCGATCGTCTTCGCGGCGATGCTCTTCACCGGCGTGCTGCTTGTGCGGGCGGATGAGGTGCTCGGCTGGTTCCTCATGGTCGCCGCCGTCGTGCCCCTCGGCCACGTGCTGCTCACCTTCCGCCGCCTCTGA